From the genome of Candidatus Delongbacteria bacterium, one region includes:
- a CDS encoding HU family DNA-binding protein produces MKTFIKRDLVERISTLTGQRHQEVARMVDALFHSLRGILESADPECRVEIRDFGVFEVKKTKAKPQARNPRTNEVVYVPARRKTHFRPGKQLKEALRISLPAEAVPEQAAEELSLPLQAGTFQNEYIES; encoded by the coding sequence GTGAAGACTTTTATCAAGCGCGATTTGGTGGAGCGGATCAGCACGCTCACCGGGCAACGCCACCAGGAGGTAGCCCGGATGGTCGATGCGCTGTTTCATTCCTTGCGGGGGATTCTGGAATCCGCCGATCCGGAATGCCGGGTGGAGATCCGCGATTTCGGAGTGTTCGAGGTCAAGAAGACCAAGGCAAAACCCCAGGCCCGCAATCCACGCACCAATGAAGTGGTCTACGTGCCGGCCCGGCGCAAGACCCACTTCCGCCCGGGCAAGCAGCTGAAGGAAGCGCTGCGGATCAGCCTGCCGGCGGAAGCCGTGCCGGAACAAGCGGCCGAAGAGCTGAGCCTGCCCCTGCAGGCCGGCACCTTTCAGAACGAGTACATCGAGAGCTGA
- the selD gene encoding selenide, water dikinase SelD — protein MDPLQLDRWRMTQFACSGGUAAKLGPVDLYRLLPSQPADERLLVGLETHDDAGVMRLRDDLALVSTVDLITPVADDPYLYGQIAAANSLSDVYAMGGEAVGALNICCFPETGPAPEALARILEGGLDRLREAGALLLGGHTVRDPELKYGLAVSGLVHPERVVRNHTVREGDLLVLTKGLGTGLLLTAHKKGLVDDACYLGTLTRMAQLNRRASQAMLAAGVHAATDVTGFGLLGHLWEMVSPGGHGVELHLPSLPLYEGALLAAEQLGVSGPMRRNLALPSEYFQLPSDLPMFWTALLADPQTSGGLLMAVAPERGGELLQRLQDAGEAACLIGEIRGARASSEFVS, from the coding sequence ATGGATCCCTTGCAGCTGGACCGCTGGCGAATGACCCAATTCGCCTGCTCGGGTGGCTGAGCGGCGAAACTGGGTCCGGTGGACCTGTATCGCCTCCTGCCCAGCCAACCGGCGGACGAGCGTCTGCTGGTGGGGCTGGAAACCCACGACGACGCCGGCGTGATGCGGCTGCGGGATGACCTCGCCCTGGTCAGCACCGTGGATCTGATCACACCGGTGGCGGACGACCCGTACCTCTACGGGCAAATCGCCGCCGCCAATTCGCTCTCCGACGTGTACGCCATGGGTGGCGAGGCCGTGGGCGCGCTGAACATCTGCTGCTTCCCGGAGACCGGCCCGGCCCCGGAGGCCCTGGCGCGGATCCTCGAGGGCGGGCTGGACCGCCTGCGGGAAGCCGGCGCGCTGCTGCTGGGCGGGCACACCGTGCGCGATCCTGAACTCAAGTACGGGCTGGCCGTGAGCGGGCTGGTGCATCCGGAGCGCGTGGTGCGCAACCACACCGTGCGCGAGGGCGACCTGCTGGTGCTCACCAAGGGCCTGGGCACCGGCCTGCTGCTGACCGCGCACAAGAAGGGTCTGGTGGACGACGCCTGCTACCTGGGCACTCTGACCCGCATGGCGCAGCTGAACCGCCGGGCCTCCCAGGCCATGTTGGCGGCGGGCGTGCACGCGGCCACGGACGTCACGGGCTTCGGCCTGCTGGGGCACCTGTGGGAGATGGTCTCCCCCGGCGGCCACGGCGTGGAACTGCACCTGCCCTCGCTGCCCCTCTACGAGGGCGCGCTCCTGGCGGCGGAACAGTTGGGCGTTTCCGGGCCCATGCGACGAAATCTCGCGCTGCCCAGTGAGTACTTTCAACTTCCCAGCGATTTGCCGATGTTCTGGACGGCCCTGCTGGCGGATCCGCAAACCTCGGGCGGCCTGCTGATGGCTGTTGCCCCCGAGCGCGGCGGCGAACTGCTGCAGCGCCTGCAGGATGCCGGCGAAGCGGCCTGTCTGATTGGCGAGATCCGGGGAGCCCGGGCTTCGTCCGAGTTCGTGAGCTGA